The Dioscorea cayenensis subsp. rotundata cultivar TDr96_F1 chromosome 7, TDr96_F1_v2_PseudoChromosome.rev07_lg8_w22 25.fasta, whole genome shotgun sequence genome includes a region encoding these proteins:
- the LOC120265196 gene encoding Holliday junction resolvase MOC1, chloroplastic-like, translating into MNFCLLASSALKEKWLDSLSMSPLGGDEGVICASEPQWVLGVDPDVSAAVALLKPDGSVSSAQVFDTPNVKVLVGKRVRNCLDARSIVQLLQTFGVPHGTRAYIESQIPSRKMESRFLLKLISDRTQLALFGLYRDHYYSNQIDVKFCL; encoded by the exons ATGAACTTTTGCTTGCTTGCATCTTCAGCG CTCAAGGAGAAGTGGTTGGATTCCCTCTCCATGAGCCCACTGGGAGGAGACGAGGGAGTGATTTGTGCTTCGGAGCCTCAATGGGTTCTTGGAGTAGATCCCGATGTCTCTGCCGCCGTCGCACTCTTGAAACCTGATGGTTCTGTCTCTTCAGCTCAG GTCTTTGATACCCCAAATGTAAAAGTACTGGTTGGAAAAAGAGTTCGAAATTGTTTGGATGCAAGGTCTATCGTTCAGTTGCTTCAGACCTTTGGTGTACCACATG GGACCAGAGCATATATCGAAAGTCAAATCCCTTCCCGCAAGATGGAAAGCAGGTTTTTGCTAAAACTTATCTCTGACAGAACACAACTTGCACTTTTTGGTCTTTACAGAGATCACtattattcaaatcaaatagatgttaaattttgtttgtaa
- the LOC120265197 gene encoding uncharacterized protein LOC120265197, giving the protein MDGICYTEHKDIEHVFSNFFTNLWSDTSANSVSDLVQALPDDLPTISQNDGESLIAEVSKKEVFYALKSLPSGKSPGPDGLNSEFYCFFWNDLGDSLFEAISYFFNNSVIPNSWGQTFITFVPKKPNPHSVTDFRPISLCNVCYKIIAKILAIRIKNVLPKIIGRERCGFVSNRSPFDNIIALQEVVHSMDRDSKNPPRMLVKLDIEKAYDTLSWNAILATLYRMNFPSRWISWIKACISSASFSFLINRQPSPWIKSSRGLRQGDPLSSYLFIIVAQNLTALLNFSLRQNMIPGFNLDLNRNFNHLMYADDLILVTHATRKTARNINLCFSIYDRLTSQRANKSKSDIYFPSRFNHRLRLSICRILGFTTGSFPFTYLGISISPKRLALSNFSRMLDKTERILSNWSHSKISMAGKTILINSILMSIPVYYLSVYPVPDSVLDGITKAATAFFWSKGGNRKGMNSVNWTDITLGHSEGGLSIRNLRASKISLMAKNVLSYLNHHDAIWVDILINKYGIVNFWTDSIPSNCSWFFRCLCHNANLIKPLLWLYHINPNLTDIMFHPWYFEITLAFKPTYLNMNVNLDLLRISDLLIDNAWNLNLLHDMFGDFLNFDYLTCDKSSHCDGNWWVWYPKSKNHRLTSMVYTHFNGVVDNIDPWIGWRFLWRLKIAPRPKHFFWMLLHNGIKTYDYHYRLNLGPQTLCRFCNLDFETAEHLFNSCPKAQATWLLISNFIGKQILFHDGFSNGNWLCPSNPDLNIFDQSVIVATAWLLWKARCNLIFQSEVPDFISIAIRAINHVREYSYSYPSHSGNQMILNNFTYIDSPFLFISSKGSCETGSFGAGFYLISANSQLLCRLVLCNITAESPIEAEAFALIAALGSLQASDHQIKTIFMANDDLHSTIKAGYSHHDWRINPLIINITDYLICFGRPAIFTTPSNWLSAASSLALLGINSHILTLFHQGRDLPYWLMKLFLRLGVSL; this is encoded by the coding sequence ATGGACGGGATTTGTTACACTGAGCACAAGGACATTGAACATGttttcagtaatttttttactaaCCTTTGGTCTGATACCTCAGCTAACTCTGTCTCTGATTTAGTTCAAGCTCTCCCCGATGACCTTCCGACTATCTCCCAAAATGATGGTGAGTCTTTGATTGCGGAGGTCTCCAAAAAGGAAGTTTTCTATGCCCTCAAATCTCTCCCCTCTGGTAAGAGCCCCGGTCCTGATGGTttaaattctgaattttattGCTTCTTCTGGAATGATTTAGGTGACTCTCTTTTTGAggctatttcttattttttcaataactcTGTTATCCCGAACTCTTGGGGCCAGACTTTTATTACCTTTGTTcctaaaaaacctaatcccCATTCTGTTACTGATTTTAGACCTATTTCACTATGTAATGTATGCTACAAAATTATTGCTAAAATCCTTGCCATCCGGATTAAGAATGTGCTTCCTAAAATTATTGGCCGTGAGCGATGTGGTTTTGTTTCCAATCGCAGCCCTTTTGATAACATAATTGCTCTTCAAGAGGTGGTTCATTCTATGGATCGTGATTCTAAGAACCCCCCTAGGATGCTAGTGAAATTAGATATTGAAAAAGCCTATGATACCTTGagttggaatgcaattcttgccaccctTTACCGGATGAACTTCCCTAGTAGATGGATCTCCTGGATTAAAGCCTGCATTTCTTCTGCTTCTTTCTCCTTTCTGATTAATCGTCAACCTTCTCCTTGGATTAAATCCTCTAGGGGTCTCCGTCAGGGGGATCCCTTATCTTCATATCTTTTCATCATAGTTGCTCAAAATCTCACAGCCTTGTTGAATTTTTCTTTGAGACAGAACATGATCCCTGGCTTTAATCTTGATCTCAATAGAAACTTCAACCATCTTATGTATGCGGACGATTTAATTCTTGTTACTCATGCAACTAGAAAGACTGCTCGTAATATTAACTTGTGTTTTTCCATTTATGATCGACTCACTAGTCAACGTGCTAATAAATCTAAGTCTGATATTTACTTCCCTTCTAGATTTAATCACAGACTTCGTCTGAGCATCTGTAGGATCTTAGGCTTTACCActggttctttcccttttacCTATCTTGGTATCTCTATCTCTCCTAAAAGATTAGCCTTGTCCAATTTTTCTAGGATGCTTGACAAAACTGAGAGAATTTTATCTAACTGGAGCCATTCTAAAATTTCTATGGCTGGTAAAACTATTCTCATAAATTCAATCCTGATGTCAATTCCGGTGTATTACTTGTCTGTGTATCCTGTTCCTGATTCAGTTTTGGATGGCATTACTAAAGCTGCTACGGCGTTTTTTTGGTCTAAGGGTGGCAATAGAAAAGGCATGAACTCGGTTAATTGGACAGATATTACTCTTGGTCACTCTGAGGGGGGTCTCTCGATCCGTAATTTGCGCGCTTCGAAAATTTCTCTTATGGCCAAGAATGTCCTTAGTTATCTAAATCATCATGATGCCATTTGGGTGGACATTCTCATCAACAAATATGGTATTGTTAACTTTTGGACTGATTCCATTCCATCCAATTGCTCTTGGTTCTTCCGTTGCCTCTGTCATAATGCTAATCTCATTAAGCCTCTTCTCTGGCTGTATCACATTAATCCCAACCTTACTGATATTATGTTTCACCCTTGGTATTTTGAAATTACACTGGCTTTCAAACCCACCTATCTCAATATGAATGTCAATCTGGATTTGTTAAGAATTTCTGATCTCCTCATTGATAATGCTTGGAATTTGAACTTGTTACATGATATGTTTGGTGATTTTCTTAACTTTGATTATCTCACTTGTGACAAATCTAGCCATTGTGATGGTAACTGGTGGGTTTGGTATCCCAAATCCAAGAATCACAGGTTAACCTCCATGGTCTATACCCATTTCAATGGGGTGGTTGATAATATTGATCCCTGGATTGGCTGGCGATTTTTATGGCGGCTTAAAATTGCTCCCCGACCCAAACATTTCTTCTGGATGCTCCTCCATAATGGgattaaaacatatgattaccaTTACAGATTGAATCTGGGTCCTCAGACTCTTTGCAGGTTTTGTAATCTTGATTTTGAAACTGCCGAGCATCTCTTCAACTCTTGTCCCAAAGCCCAAGCCACTTGGCTCTTGATTAGCAACTTCATTGGCAAGCAAATTCTTTTCCATGATGGTTTCTCTAATGGAAACTGGCTCTGCCCTTCCAATCCTGATTTAAATATCTTTGATCAATCGGTTATTGTTGCTACTGCTTGGCTCCTGTGGAAAGCTAGATGCAATCTCATCTTCCAATCTGAAGTTCCCGACTTTATCTCCATCGCAATCCGGGCTATTAATCACGTTAGGGAATACTCTTACTCTTATCCCTCTCATTCTGGTAATCAGATGATCCTTAATAATTTTACTTATATTGACAGCCcttttctcttcatctcttctaaGGGTAGCTGTGAAACCGGATCTTTCGGTGCTGGGTTCTATTTGATATCTGCCAATTCCCAGCTGCTTTGTCGTTTGGTTCTTTGCAACATCACTGCTGAATCTCCAATTGAAGCTGAGGCTTTTGCTCTGATTGCAGCACTTGGAAGTCTTCAGGCGTCGGATCATCAAATTAAAACTATCTTTATGGCCAACGATGATCTCCACTCTACTATCAAAGCCGGTTACTCTCATCATGACTGGAGAATCAATCCTCTTATTATCAATATCACTGATTACCTTATCTGCTTTGGTCGACCAGCCATCTTCACCACGCCTTCTAACTGGTTATCTGCTGCCTCTAGTTTGGCCCTCCTTGGTATTAACTCTCATATTCTTACCCTTTTTCATCAAGGCAGGGATCTTCCATATTGGTTGATGAAGCTTTTTCTTCGTCTTGGTGTTAGTTTGTAA
- the LOC120265198 gene encoding uncharacterized protein LOC120265198, whose amino-acid sequence MASGGFSPQSTPSWADIAATAKNRPDNSSPLVDGPVLRKLKASTSEFIRFDGDAMARARLRFQHSLIGKFFEKPPPFEQIKTVLQTRWSDLGEIFILDLPNGYLLFRCDSFDLSQKLMIEGPWSVNGATLQLAPWKPFLEPAFAKLSSAIVWVQLHNLPVEFWDGESLESISTSLGRLLKIDDFTSSLSRSKFARICVEIDLSKPLKQGFWIGDDVHRVFVVVLYEKLPTFCYLCGMVGHGSNHCSRRPSGGQSRSLQPPFQVPSELRGSEVRAAMDPHKEGLEARSDCPLPTSEIAGADHDESNFGPWMIVSRRKGPVVVAVAPVVELGDQHHHLHMMVVLHVAPPPSAVGVVILGDVLEDLFLPLHVRADADTDLTPPTSISVETSADVTTLVPMHNILKATPDPGPSSHDSLSPKKKSLPFYQNKTPSPILRISDSQDNGPSVDPSISSHSLIVAQVSEALNPSPPSGNSDHSMGESNDEESEEEDGDSVMSDYGDPEEPDDLMTLDQYQTGLRKESLVRRDPHPSSSSHKKGSPPFLYMFDMIENKVKFVCWNCRGISGRDTSARVKLLMKQHNPLIFCLVETRADHRRLDIFCSKLGHDWAWVAIEADGYSGGIIVSWQKHLGKVTPLIKSRYVLHLVVTNAKLETWILSTIYNPSRIQDQSIVWLELSGIASLNIPWILIGDFNTIVYLNEFQGGSHSYYRRKARIFSDFINLNNLLDVNFNGSRFTWCNNQRGASRKWARLDRCLLNPCGASLLSTYHIKHLSRLYSDHAPLLLTLIPRLPFKKKVFRFDNYWLDYFGCHIAVREALYFSPHSNPMHAFAHLLSRVRSNVISWKHRGLNSIEASINRVELEIQEAEALDSIHCNDNNLVNILSSLYNKLAALQRQNSSK is encoded by the exons atggcaagcggggggtTTTCCCCGCAATCCACTCCCTCTTGGGCGGACATTGCCGCCACTGCCAAGAATCGCCCAGATAACTCTTCTCCTCTTGTTGACGGTCCAGTGTTACGCAAGCTGAAGGCTTCCACCTCTGAGTTCATTCGCTTTGATGGTGATGCAATGGCAAGGGCTAGGCTTCGCTTTCAACATTCGTTAATTGgcaaattttttgaaaaacctCCTCCCTTTGAGCAGATCAAAACTGTGCTTCAGACTCGCTGGAGTGATCTGGGTGAAATCTTCATTTTGGATCTTCCAAATGGCTACCTTCTCTTTAGATGTGACTCATTTGATCTTTCTCAGAAACTCATGATTGAAGGCCCATGGTCGGTTAATGGAGCTACGCTCCAACTCGCTCCTTGGAAGCCCTTTTTGGAACCAGCTTTTGCCAAACTCTCCTCTGCTATAGTTTGGGTCCAGTTGCATAATCTCCCAGTTGAATTTTGGGATGGAGAGTCTCTCGAGTCCATCTCAACCTCTCTTGGACGTCTTCTCAAGATTGATGATTTTACTTCATCTCTTTCCAGATCAAAATTCGCCCGCATTTGTGTGGAAATCGACCTATCTAAACCTCTCAAACAAGGGTTTTGGATTGGCGACGATGTTCATAGGGTGTTTGTTGTTGTCCTGTATGAAAAACTTCCCACTTTTTGCTACCTTTGCGGAATGGTTGGGCATGGGTCGAACCATTGCAGCCGTCGGCCTTCTGGGGGCCAGAGTCGCTCCTTGCAGCCCCCTTTTCAAGTTCCTAGTGAACTGAGAGGGTCAGAGGTAAGGGCAGCAATGGATCCCCATAAGGAAGGCTTGGAGGCAAGGTCTGACTGCCCTCTTCCCACCTCTGAGATTGCCGGTGCCGACCATGATGAGTCTAACTTTGGTCCATGGATGATTGTTTCTCGTCGGAAGGGGCCGGTCGTGGTCGCGGTGGCGCCGGTGGTGGAGCTGGGAGACCAACACCACCACCTTCAC ATGATGGTCGTCCTCCACGTGGCACCTCCTCCTTCCGCGGTAGGGGTGGTCATTTTGGGAGACGTTCTCGAGGACCTATTTCTTCCTCTGCACGTTCGGGCGGATGCTGACACGGATCTGACCCCTCCCACTTCTATCAGTGTGGAGACGTCGGCTGATGTGACTACTCTTGTTCCTATGCACAACATTCTTAAAGCTACACCTGACCCTGGCCCTAGTTCCCATGATTCTCTGAGTCCCAAGAAAAAGTCTTTGCCTTTTTATCAAAACAAGACCCCTAGTCCTATTCTTCGTATCTCTGACAGTCAGGATAATGGGCCTAGTGTTGATCCCAGTATCTCTTCTCATTCTCTGATTGTTGCACAGGTCTCTGAAGCTCTGAATCCGTCTCCTCCGTCTGGAAATTCTGATCACTCGATGGGAGAATCCAACGACGAGGAGTCAGAGGAGGAAGATGGAGACAGTGTGATGTCTGATTACGGTGACCCGGAGGAGCCGGATGATTTGATGACTTTAGATCAATACCAGACCGGACTTCGCAAGGAGTCTCTTGTCCGACGTGACCCACATCCCTCCTCTTCTTCGCATAAGAAAGGGAG TCCTCCTTTCCTTTACATGTTTGATATGATTGAGAACAAAGTTAAGTTTGTGTGTTGGAACTGTAGAGGAATCTCAGGGCGGGATACCTCAGCTCGTGTCAAGTTATTAATGAAGCAGCATAATCCTCTTATCTTCTGCTTGGTAGAAACTCGGGCCGATCATCGTAGACTAGACATTTTCTGCTCCAAGTTGGGCCACGATTGGGCATGGGTTGCCATCGAAGCCGATGGCTACTCAGGAGGTATTATTGTTTCTTGGCAAAAGCACTTGGGAAAAGTCACTCCTCTTATCAAATCTAGGTACGTTCTGCATTTGGTTGTCACTAATGCCAAGCTGGAGACCTGGATTCTGTCGACTATTTACAATCCTTCTCGTATTCAAGACCAATCCATTGTTTGGCTTGAACTCTCTGGTATTGCTTCTTTGAACATTCCTTGGATTCTCATTGGTGACTTTAACACGATTGTTTATTTGAATGAGTTTCAGGGCGGTTCTCACAGTTATTATCGTCGCAAAGCTCGAATTTTCTCTGATTTCATTAATCTTAATAATCTTCTGGATGTTAACTTTAATGGTTCTAGGTTCACTTGGTGTAACAATCAGAGGGGAGCTTCGAGGAAATGGGCCCGGTTAGACCGCTGCTTGCTCAATCCTTGTGGCGCTAGCCTCCTAAGTACCTACCATATCAAGCATCTCTCGAGGCTTTATTCTGATCACGCTCCTCTTCTTCTTACCCTTATTCCTCGTCtcccctttaaaaaaaaagtttttaggTTTGATAATTATTGGCTAGATTATTTTGGTTGTCATATCGCTGTTAGAGAGGCTCTTTATTTTTCGCCTCATTCTAACCCCATGCATGCTTTTGCGCATTTACTTTCTCGTGTTCGGTCTAATGTTATTTCTTGGAAGCACAGGGGCCTTAACTCTATCGAGGCTAGTATCAACAGAGTTGAGTTGGAAATTCAGGAGGCTGAAGCCTTAGATTCTATTCACTGCAATGACAACAACTTGGTAAACATCCTTTCTTCCCTTTACAATAAACTTGCTGCCCTTCAACGTCAGAACTCTTCTAAATAG